One Methanolobus sp. WCC4 DNA segment encodes these proteins:
- the gvpD gene encoding gas vesicle protein GvpD P-loop domain-containing protein, translating into MIPGEVKGFFSSQFGKSLLVKGKPGTGKTTFVFGILDELCSEGNCVYISPRIDKSSEYGKYPWIEGDFNNNEDFLRMLATRVREIWEVSDSKPTIVVDSIDSLSIATTRSADWEDNKFELERLLFDFSRKVNADLIMITEQTGVTSLDYLVDGVVSLEIADISGRDIRKINLLKMRGVELSQSRYPFTLDGGTFRSFEPFKVAYPEQTQVPQPLPDPIESKVSTGIHDFDEILGGGYQKGSFNLFEITSGVGDSFYSLLLPTFINHLNLGRGLLSLPTEGTSVETEKRLISPFTGDDNFHGRFTGFEIRDAKGMIPPYIEPFSGNVYKDMDVFHKSKNEMMRQYGSPLLDYIGLDSMEYDYGWESVGSIIGQMASITKTTDNVVLAVTKYGQRITESVAHMATTHWKFENVDKTLVMYGIVPQTGVFAVQMDFLSGYPQVSLIPMK; encoded by the coding sequence ATGATACCCGGTGAGGTCAAAGGTTTCTTCTCTTCACAGTTCGGCAAGTCGCTTCTTGTAAAAGGTAAGCCTGGAACTGGAAAAACGACCTTTGTGTTCGGAATACTTGATGAGCTGTGTTCCGAAGGCAATTGTGTCTACATCTCGCCGCGTATCGACAAATCCTCTGAGTATGGAAAATATCCCTGGATAGAGGGAGATTTCAATAACAACGAGGATTTTCTCCGGATGCTTGCAACCCGTGTCAGGGAGATATGGGAGGTAAGCGATTCAAAACCCACTATTGTAGTGGATTCTATTGATTCACTCAGCATCGCCACAACACGTTCTGCTGACTGGGAGGACAATAAGTTCGAACTTGAACGCCTCCTTTTCGATTTCTCTAGGAAGGTGAACGCGGATCTTATTATGATAACCGAGCAGACAGGTGTCACTTCCCTTGATTATCTTGTAGATGGTGTTGTTTCTCTTGAGATCGCTGATATATCGGGCCGTGACATCAGGAAGATCAACCTGCTGAAGATGCGCGGTGTGGAATTGTCCCAGTCAAGATACCCATTCACGCTTGACGGGGGGACGTTCAGGAGCTTTGAACCTTTCAAGGTGGCATACCCTGAACAAACACAGGTACCACAACCTTTGCCAGATCCTATCGAAAGTAAGGTGTCAACAGGTATCCATGACTTCGATGAGATACTTGGTGGTGGTTATCAGAAGGGCAGCTTCAATCTGTTCGAGATAACAAGTGGTGTCGGTGACTCATTTTACAGTTTACTTTTACCTACATTCATAAATCACCTGAATCTAGGCCGTGGTCTTCTCAGCCTGCCTACTGAAGGTACGAGTGTCGAGACCGAGAAACGCCTGATCTCCCCTTTCACAGGTGATGATAATTTCCATGGCCGGTTCACCGGCTTTGAGATCCGTGATGCTAAAGGCATGATCCCTCCGTATATCGAACCATTCTCAGGCAATGTCTATAAGGATATGGATGTGTTCCACAAGTCCAAAAATGAGATGATGCGCCAGTATGGTTCTCCACTTCTTGATTATATCGGCCTTGACAGTATGGAGTATGATTATGGCTGGGAAAGTGTCGGTTCCATTATAGGTCAGATGGCATCTATTACGAAGACCACTGATAACGTTGTCCTTGCGGTAACAAAGTATGGGCAGAGGATTACGGAATCTGTGGCGCACATGGCCACAACCCACTGGAAGTTCGAGAACGTGGATAAAACACTGGTGATGTACGGTATCGTGCCGCAGACTGGTGTTTTTGCAGTTCAGATGGATTTTTTATCCGGTTATCCTCAGGTTAGCCTGATACCCATGAAATGA